The stretch of DNA AATAAATTTCATAAAACCCCGGTTATTTGATTCTGTAATAATTAAAGGCAATTCAAAATTATTTTAATAAAATAAAATTAATTACTTACACCTATTAATATGGAACTGGTTAAAAGTTACTGTCTTATCTTTAGTACAAATATCTATATAAATAAAATCCAAAAAGGAAAACGAATCTCATAAAGAGATAAAAGTTTTCCTCAAATGACTTTATTTAGTAGATTATTTAAATAGATAATTTATTTAGTAACAGCGGATTGAGTAGTAGTAGCTTCAGTTGATTCAGTAGTACTTTCAGAATATTGTATTCCCTTAACAGCTTCTCTTATCTTATCTAGATTGCTTTCTACTGTTTCCCTAATTATAAAATTAAGTACTCCTAATACTTTATTTACAGCAGTTACAGCAGCTGCCTTAACTGCTCCAGCTTCATTAGCAGCATTACTAAACTTACCACCTTTAGTTATGGCTTTAAGAGCAACAGCAGCAGCTAGGTCTGCATTACTCTTTGCACCAGCATTATCAACCCCAGTTCCAGCAGCTAATGCCCCAGCTTCATTAGTATTGTCACCAGAAACATTACCTGTTTTGACTTTAGTATTTTTGATTTTATTAATCATAGCCCATGGATCAGCTTTAGATATTTCAGCTGCTAAAGCAGGACCAGAATTAGCATCAGGAGCCGCACCAGCATTTTTACCAACAAGTGCAGCAGGTGCAGTAGCACCACCCCCAGCTACCGGACTACCAGCATCTCCAGCATTAATCTTTACGCCAGACTTATCTGCTGCATTAATGATATTTTTAACTTCTGCAATAATGGTTTCAACACTATCTTTGTCAGCAGCTACTGCAGCCGAAGCACTAGCAGTATCACCAATATCAGTAGCACTATCATTAGTTACCCCAGCAAGTTTAGTTAGAGCGGCAACTAGTTTTTCAAAAACTCCATTTGCTCCTTTAATTGCATCCTCAACTAATTTAATTGTGCTGCTATCAATATTTTTTGCTTCAGATATTTTACTTGATAGCTCATTTAACTTATTCTTAGTAGTTGTAAGTCCATCTCCGATCGTCTCAAAGTGTTCACCAACTTTACTTTTCTTATCACCCGATTTAACTGCTGTAAATTCAAAAGCATCCCCCAATAGCATTACCAAAAAAGCCAAAAATCTCGTAAAACCCATGACCTATCTTAACTAATGAATCTAAGAAAGTATTCTTACTCTCAGCAGCCAATTTCTCAGCTTGAAGTTGTCCACTTCCACAACTAAGAAGTAAAAATAAAGTCATCAATAATGCACTTAAAGTAATTCTTTTCATTATCACGTGCCTCCTTATTTACTCAAGGGGGTAAGATATAGATAAAAGGAAAACAATTCTCATAAAGAGAAAAGTTTTCCTCAAATGACTTTATTTAGTAGATTATTTAATTAAATAATTTATTTAGTAGCAGGTTGAGTAGTCGTACTAGCTTCAGTTGATTCAGTAGTAGTTTCAGAGTACTGTATTTCCTTAACAGCTTCTCTTATCTTATCTAGATTGCTTGATACTGTTTTCCTAATTATCACGTCGAGGACTCCTAATACTTTATTTACAGCAGTTACAGCAGCTGCTTTAACTCCTACAACTTCATTAGCAGTAGCACTAAGTTTACCACCTTTAGTCATGGCTTTAAGAGCTACGGCTGCTGCTAAATCTGAATTGGTCTTTGCTCCTGCTGCATTAGCAGTAGCTGCACCAGTAGCTAACGCTCCAGCTTCATTATTATTGTTGGCAGCAGGTTCAGCATTGTCGGTCTTAACATTTTTAATCTTATCAATCATAGCCCATGGATCTGCCTTAGCAACTTCATCTGCTAGTTTAGGACCATCACCAGCATCAGGAGCAGCATTGTGAACCACAACTTTAAGTCCATTTGCATTAGGTACCGCAACACCAGGATCACCGGGTTTGATTTCTATTCCAGACTTTCCTGCTTCTGCAATAATTGTTTGAATTCCCCCAATAATGGCTTCAACCCCAGCCTTTTCAGCAGCCTCTGTAGTAGCAGCACTAGCAGTATCACCAATGTCAGAACCATCATTAATTACCCCAGCAAGTTTAGTTAGAGCAGCAATTAGTTGTTCAAAGACATCATTTGCACTGCTAATTGCACCCTTAACAGCTTCAATTGTACTGCTATTAGCATTTTTTGCTTCAGATATTTTATTTGACAGCTCATTTAACTTATTCTTAGTATCACCTAAACCTTTTTTTATCTTCTCAAAGTGTTCACCAACTTTACTTCTCTTATCACCCGATTTAACTGCTGTAAATCCCAAAGCATCACCAATAGCATTACCAAAAAAGCCAAAAATCTCTTGAAATCCATGACCTATCTTAACTAATGAATCTAAGAAAACATTCTTATTTTCAGCAGCCAATTTCTCAGCTTGAAGTTGTCCACTGCCACAGCTAAGAAGTAAAAATAAAGTCATTAATAATGCACAAAAAGTAATTCTTTTCATTATCACGTGCCTCCTTTTTCACTCAGGGGCAAAATGGTTAACAAGTTTTGGTAAGCATAAAAACAAAACCTAAGAGTATAGGATTATAATCTTAAAATCTTAAAGAGATTGAGCATAATATAACAATAAACAAAATTTATTGTTATCAATAAAAATTTTATTGGTTTTGATAATAAAAATAATTGATATATAATCAATTAAAAAAAAGGTTTACTTAATTCAAATTTACTTACTTAACAATGAATAGACTATGGATATTAATGTTAAAAATATTCCTATATTAAGGGTAATAATTGTTCCAAACATCCAACCATGAAGTCTTAATGTACTCTTAAGTTCCATCTTGTTAACATCAATCTTATTATCCAGATCTTTAATATTAGATTTTAACTCATTCCTAACAATATCAATCTTGTTATCAAGTTCAGTTTTAACAGAAATAATCTCAGATTTTAAACTACGTTCTAACATCTCAAGCTTAAGATTAAAATTACTCTCTAAATACTCAATATCTTTATAAGTCAATTCATTACGATAATATCTTTTAGAGAGATCATTTGCAATAAAATCTTGCATTCCCATCTTTACAAATTCTTGATATATAATCTCCTCTGTAATATGTCCATTAAAAATTTGTGTACTCTCAACAGAATGTAGTGATGAATCTTGCATAAAATTCCCTTATGTAATTATTATATAATATTTTAAGTATTATAGGAACCTTATTTTAGTAAAATGGGCTTTAAAAGTACGCATACTTAGAGTCAATAACATATATGATGCTGATAGGCTATCTAATGAATCATCATCACTCTTACCATCTCCTTTGTAC from Borrelia parkeri encodes:
- a CDS encoding variable large family protein yields the protein MMKRITFCALLMTLFLLLSCGSGQLQAEKLAAENKNVFLDSLVKIGHGFQEIFGFFGNAIGDALGFTAVKSGDKRSKVGEHFEKIKKGLGDTKNKLNELSNKISEAKNANSSTIEAVKGAISSANDVFEQLIAALTKLAGVINDGSDIGDTASAATTEAAEKAGVEAIIGGIQTIIAEAGKSGIEIKPGDPGVAVPNANGLKVVVHNAAPDAGDGPKLADEVAKADPWAMIDKIKNVKTDNAEPAANNNNEAGALATGAATANAAGAKTNSDLAAAVALKAMTKGGKLSATANEVVGVKAAAVTAVNKVLGVLDVIIRKTVSSNLDKIREAVKEIQYSETTTESTEASTTTQPATK
- the bdr gene encoding Bdr family repetitive protein, whose amino-acid sequence is MQDSSLHSVESTQIFNGHITEEIIYQEFVKMGMQDFIANDLSKRYYRNELTYKDIEYLESNFNLKLEMLERSLKSEIISVKTELDNKIDIVRNELKSNIKDLDNKIDVNKMELKSTLRLHGWMFGTIITLNIGIFLTLISIVYSLLSK